A single window of Gammaproteobacteria bacterium DNA harbors:
- a CDS encoding DUF5362 family protein, translating into MENGNSNSIKDVALPLYNAKFWMQLVGVVLILQAAMIVLSTLGIGIIIAWLPGWLGILLFQSASHIDRAFNLDDREAAIRAMEKLKTYFVIQGVLFLLGVILSVLGFVMFGAMFAEMASNMGGMGGL; encoded by the coding sequence ATGGAAAACGGAAACAGCAATTCAATCAAGGACGTTGCACTGCCGCTATACAACGCCAAGTTCTGGATGCAGCTGGTCGGCGTGGTGCTGATCCTGCAGGCAGCGATGATCGTGCTGTCGACGCTGGGCATCGGCATCATCATCGCGTGGCTGCCGGGCTGGCTGGGCATCCTGTTGTTCCAGTCTGCCAGTCATATCGACAGGGCCTTCAACCTGGATGACCGCGAAGCTGCCATCCGCGCGATGGAAAAGCTCAAGACCTATTTCGTGATCCAGGGTGTCCTGTTCCTGCTGGGCGTCATTCTCAGCGTACTGGGCTTTGTCATGTTCGGTGCGATGTTTGCCGAAATGGCCAGCAACATGGGCGGCATGGGTGGTCTTTGA